One Bombina bombina isolate aBomBom1 chromosome 5, aBomBom1.pri, whole genome shotgun sequence DNA segment encodes these proteins:
- the LOC128659959 gene encoding gastrula zinc finger protein XlCGF26.1-like, whose translation FLLIGEFTNCKNYNTNRIAHQRIHTGEKAFPCSDCGKCFTVKSTLIAHQKIHTGEKAFSCSDCGKCFIQKSQLIVHQKTHTGEKAFPCYDCGKCFIQKSQLIVHQKTHTGEKAFPCSDCGKCFTQKSQLIVHQKTHTGEKAFPCSVCGKCFTMKSSLIAHQTIHTGEKAFSCSDCGKSFTSKQNLIAHQKIHTGEKTFSCSYCGKCFTLKQNLIAHQKIHTGEKAFSCSDCGKCFTMKSSLISHQKIHTGETDFSCSDCGKCFAMKSTLITHRKTHTGEKDFSCSDCGKCFTMKSTLIGHQKVHTGEKDFSCSDCGKCFTLKSNLIKHQKTHTGEKDFSCSDCGKCFTMKSTLITHHKIHTGEKAFSCSDCGKCFTRKTTLIRHRKTH comes from the coding sequence ttcttattgataggtgaattcacaaactgcaaGAACTATAACACAAATCGTATTGCTCATCagagaattcacacaggagagaaagcatttccatgttctgactgtgggaaatgttttactgtgaaatcaactcttattgcacatcagaaaattcatacaggggagaaagcattttcatgttctgactgtgggaaatgttttattcagAAATCACAGCTTATTgtacatcagaaaactcatacaggagagaaagcatttccaTGTtatgactgtgggaaatgttttattcagAAATCACAGCTTATTgtacatcagaaaactcatacaggagagaaagcatttccatgttctgactgtgggaaatgttttactcagaaatcacagCTTATTgtacatcagaaaactcatacaggagagaaagcatttccaTGTTCtgtctgtgggaaatgttttactatgaAATCAAGTCTTATTGCACATCAgacaattcatacaggagagaaagccttttcatgttctgactgtgggaaatcttTTACTTCGAAACAAAATCTTAttgcacatcagaaaattcatacaggagagaaaaccTTTTCATGTTCTTACTGTGGCAAATGTTTTACTTTGAAACAAAATCTTAttgcacatcagaaaattcatacaggagagaaagccttttcatgttctgactgtgggaaatgttttactatgaAATCAAGTCTTAtttcacatcagaaaattcatacaggagagacagacttttcatgttctgactgtgggaaatgttttgctatgaaatcaactcttattacacatcggaaaactcatacaggagagaaagacttttcatgttctgactgtgggaaatgttttactatgaAATCAACTCTTATTGGACATCAGAaagttcatacaggagagaaagacttttcatgttctgactgtgggaaatgttttactttgaaatcaaatcttattaagcatcagaaaactcatacaggagagaaagacttttcatgttctgactgtgggaaatgttttactatgaaatcaactcttattacacatcataaaattcatacaggagagaaagcattttcatgttctgactgtgggaaatgttttactcggaaaacaACTCTTATTAGGCATCGGAAAACTCATTGA